The Podospora pseudopauciseta strain CBS 411.78 chromosome 2 map unlocalized CBS411.78m_2, whole genome shotgun sequence genome has a window encoding:
- a CDS encoding uncharacterized protein (EggNog:ENOG503P2N6) produces MTAVDNTSAGLGGDSYAQQWILMLALTTLVLSLAILSQFATCYARAYIDAPSEVSAFLDAIDSSIAENESYDHDIAKVKRLDDKLRLGKLLHDIQKAGDVLREALNALMEEREGEKRAAQLRTGARLLWASHRQELEDKVRRMDLLRMRFLVVHMGIISSRASDTVAMASRTNGMVINASTRREPSQRPLPPASPPMTPEPPPLPPPQRAFTDSPIKSKPPLRRLTVHSMGHPEAIEVPHRTGWAGVMQELQRSPVLRERHASIELAMSRAVC; encoded by the coding sequence ATGACAGCGGTTGACAACACATCAGCGGGCCTCGGCGGGGACAGCTATGCCCAACAGTGGATCCTCATGCTGGCCCTTACTACCCTCGTCCTCTCGCTAGCCATCCTATCGCAGTTTGCAACCTGCTATGCAAGAGCCTACATTGATGCGCCCAGCGAGGTGTCTGCTTTTCTGGATGCCATTGATAGCTCTATCGCCGAGAACGAGTCCTACGACCATGATATCGCCAAGGTGAAGCGGTTGGACGATAAGCTGCGGCTGGGGAAGTTGTTGCACGACATTCAGAAAGCAGGGGATGTGCTGAGAGAGGCGCTTAATGCGTTGATGGAAGAAAGGGAGGGCGAGAAGAGGGCAGCCCAACTACGGACCGGCGCGAGATTACTATGGGCTAGTCACCGACAAGAGTTGGAGGATAAAGTGCGCCGGATGGATCTGTTGAGGATGCGGTTTCTGGTCGTGCACATGGGGATTATCTCCAGTAGGGCAAGTGACACGGTGGCAATGGCGAGCAGGACGAATGGAATGGTTATCAATGCGAGCACCAGACGAGAGCCGTCACAGAGGCCACTGCCGCCGGCAAGCCCACCTATGACACCTGAGCCACCACccttaccaccaccgcaacgcGCGTTTACAGATTCGCCCATCAAGTCCAAGCCACCTTTGAGGAGGCTAACGGTACATTCGATGGGCCATCCAGAAGCAATAGAGGTACCGCATCGAACGGGGTGGGCAGGTGTAATGCAAGAGCTTCAGAGAAGCCCGGTATTGAGAGAGAGGCACGCCAGCATCGAGCTTGCCATGTCTCGAGCGGTTTGTTGA
- the BUD32 gene encoding serine/threonine-protein kinase bud32 (COG:T; EggNog:ENOG503NVEV), giving the protein MTEPATEFPPPKILTLSPAHKPILITQGAEGRLYKTPSPFQPDQFCALKYRPPKPYRHPILDARLNKARISSEAKVLDRCYREGVPVPAVLAKDATAGWMMIEWIEGEPVRVGINKWLGKRPEDDDVVDHSQEDETPLIDLMKRIGVAVGALHRTGVVHGDLTTSNMMLRPWADDRLPNGHGDKAEKAKAVAGDVVVIDFGLAMQSQSDEDRAVDLYVLERAFASTHPRAERLFHHILDSYREAFKKAPGVLRKLEDVRMRGRKRSMLG; this is encoded by the coding sequence ATGACAGAACCAGCAACCGaattcccaccaccaaaaatcctcaccctctcccctgCCCACAagcccatcctcatcactcaAGGTGCCGAAGGCCGTCTCTACAAAacgccctcccccttccaaccAGACCAGTTCTGCGCCCTCAAGTACCGCCCGCCAAAACCCTACCGCCACCCCATTCTCGACGCCCGCCTCAACAAAGCCCGCATCTCCTCCGAAGCCAAAGTCCTCGACCGCTGCTACCGTGAGGGCGTCCCAGTACCGGCTGTTCTCGCCAAAGATGCCACTGCCGGCTGGATGATGATTGAGTGGATCGAGGGAGAGCCGGTCAGAGTAGGAATTAACAAATGGCTAGGGAAGCGGCCAGAGGACGATGACGTTGTGGATCACAGCCAGGAAGACGAGACGCCCCTGATCGATCTTATGAAGAGGATTGGAGTCGCCGTCGGGGCGCTTCACAGGACGGGCGTGGTACACGGAGATCTGACGACGAGCAACATGATGCTGAGACCATGGGCAGACGACAGACTACCAAACGGGCACGGggacaaggctgagaaggcaAAGGCTGTAGCGGgcgatgtggtggtgattgacTTTGGGCTCGCAATGCAGAGTCAGTCGGACGAGGACCGGGCGGTAGATCTCTACGTGTTGGAAAGAGCGTTCGCGAGTACACATCCCAGGGCGGAGAGGTTATTTCACCACATCTTGGACTCGTATAGGGAAGCCTTCAAGAAGGCACCGGGGGTGCTTCGCAAGCTCGAAGATGTCAGGATGCgcgggaggaagaggagtatGCTTGGATAA
- a CDS encoding uncharacterized protein (EggNog:ENOG503PGY9), translated as MLLPRHSSKIQPHGSQATTRQSRLRSPGLRLKTSSLDLIPSDEKAQAMASADWRKMAPDSGLGDNRQQISDENNRHPSDQNDGFYSPFVLGMKPMNIGSRAQYQYARDPTSGIAWEVISSAPGCDFRREETRTSESSGIPSSILKACQPNLQDTTMVRLKAIKPMNVSINGDIIKLPNKYSLDVTPVDIQEPDAACFMNREHGEILATLKLLKPKARLRRMKSELHEESVLKDLDDFLSRQSGKPPKIVAASKEIQRQTRRSSGHWSSHDSGISTGSETSGLQKEMPLGAHHRTPAEGHRFQTLLSRLHLTTETREASQSPTAPDHAETSKSHAQVVDPAIIAAKVKDEEREETPDNSERGAREGTFFGRDSTLLFGKGKWAQKSHDSGYSTFHFMKQGTQEPTRPKAVEHSGPTVQKRKEDSISCSTISTKLNPTAAEFKSVTKGDLKSGVKSDFKPAPAAYPAPPWTPKRRTRPLLNNIFPGVLEDPGFMAQTVPFVANDCLQGSPWQTSGPPAGPVWVAEPGQPIPEMAFQPPVAPIAMAPLPIVDPDGKGPRPVFPVTQKPRDHDPVKQQAYESYLEWRKANEPGYHMKCKMRQAHRVVRQYQQQAQTADWKTVAGQAKAAAGALEAHAAEEKRRSKEAALKEQFKMSVKKVAESSEATEIKEQTLPDTNNEKQTQTLVI; from the exons atgcTTCTTCCACGCCACTCAAGCAAAATCCAGCCTCATGGCTCCCAGGCCACCACTAGGCAAAGTCGGCTGAGATCTCCTGGTCTTCGGCTCAAGACAAGTTCGCTCGATCTTATTCCTTCAGATGAGAAGGCCCAGGCGATGGCTTCAGCCGACTGGAGAAAGATGGCGCCGGATTCCGGCCTCGGCGATAATCGTCAGCAAATTTCAGACGAGAATAACAGACATCCATCCGACCAGAATGATGGCTTTTACTCGCCCTTCGTGCTGGGGATGAAGCCTATGAATATTGGATCAAGGGCTCAGTATCAGTATGCTAGGGACCCTACAAGCGGCATTGCTTGGGAGGTCATTTCATCGGCTCCTGGGTGCGATTTCAGGCGGGAGGAAACGAGAACCAGCGAGTCGTCAGGCATACCGTCCTCAATCCTCAAGGCGTGCCAACCGAACCTCCAAGACACCACGATGGTGCGGCTCAAGGCCATCAAGCCAATGAACGTGAGCATCAACGGCGACATCATCAAACTGCCCAACAAATACTCTTTGGATGTTACCCCTGTTGACATCCAAGAGCCAGACGCTGCTTGCTTTATGAACAGGGAACACGGCGAGATCCTGGCCActctcaagctcctcaagccCAAGGCCCGCTTACGCCGTATGAAGTCCGAGCTTCACGAAGAGAGCGTTCTGAAAGATCTGGATGACTTCTTGTCCCGACAGAGTGGGAAGCCTCCAAAGATCGTCGCGGCAAGCAAGGAAATTCAACGCCAAACCCGTAGGTCATCGGGGCATTGGAGCAGCCATGACTCTGGAATCTCAACCGGTTCTGAAACCTCTGGCCTTCAGAAAGAGATGCCTTTAGGGGCACATCATCGAACACCTGCGGAAGGTCACCGCTTTCAGACACTACTCAGCCGCCTACACTTGACCACGGAGACAAGAGAAGCTTCCCAGTCGCCGACAGCACCTGATCATGCTGAGACGTCGAAGAGCCATGCTCAGGTGGTGGATCCTGCAATTATCGCCGCAAAGGTCAAAGACGAAGAGCGCGAGGAGACGCCCGACAACTCGGAAAGGGGCGCGCGCGAAGGTACCTTTTTCGGAAGGGATTCTACCTTGCTGTTTGGGAAGGGTAAATGGGCGCAAAAATCACACGATTCTGGCTATTCAACATTCCATTTCATGAAACAGGGCACACAAGAGCCAACAAGGCCCAAGGCGGTCGAGCATTCTGGTCCTACGGTTCAGAAGCGCAAAGAAGATTCAATATCATGTTCAACCATCTCAACCAAGTTGAATCCCACAGCTGCCGAATTCAAGTCGGTCACCAAAGGTGACCTCAAGTCAGGGGTGAAGAGCGATTTCAAGCCCGCGCCCGCAGCTTATCCTGCCCCTCCCTGGACTCCAAAAAGACGGACACGGCCTTTACTCAACAATATCTTTCCTGGTGTACTGGAAGATCCCGGTTTCATGGCCCAGACAGTGCCATTTGTGGCAAACGATTGTCTTCAAGGTAGTCCATGGCAGACAAGTGGTCCTCCAGCAGGGCCAGTGTGGGTGGCTGAACCGGGACAGCCTATCCCAGAGATGGCCTTCCAACCACCAGTAGCACCAATAGCAATGGCACCTCTTCCCATTGTTGATCCA GATGGCAAGGGACCACGACCGGTATTTCCCGTCACCCAGAAACCACGCGACCATGACCCTGTGAAGCAGCAGGCATATGAATCGTATCTGGAGTGGCGAAAGGCCAATGAGCCTGGCTATCACATGAAGTGCAAAATGCGTCAAGCACACCGTGTGGTTCGTCAATACCAGCAACAGGCGCAGACTGCTGACTGGAAGACTGTAGCTGGGCAGGccaaagcagcagctggAGCGTTGGAAGCACATGCAGCCGAGGAAAAGAGGAGGTCAAAAGAAGCAGCTCTCAAGGAGCAATTCAAAATGAGCGTGAAGAAGGTAGCAGAGTCCTCTGAAGCCACGGAGATAAAGGAACAAACACTTCCGGACACGAATAATGAAAAGCAAACACAAACATTGGTCATATAA
- a CDS encoding uncharacterized protein (COG:S; EggNog:ENOG503P32P), whose translation MKVTSILRPCLRPRLGNSRCYIPYPQYQTRKMRLPYIADPPPTATPEEAEIVQRIQTRRHPRPLQPLDLTLLHSPPVADGWNSFLGAVRTKTTIPQDLREIAISRVAVVNRAWYEWAHHAPLAEQGGVSKEGMNAIKTEQPLVLGETQKHAELTDKQWAVTCYTDEMTRNVQVRDETFAKMREIFSDKEMVEITATVACYNCVSRFLVALDVGERNGTGPDAAH comes from the exons ATGAAGGTAACCTCCATTCTCAGGCCTTGTCTCAGACCTCGATTAGGCAACTCCCGTTGTT ATATCCCCTATCCCCAATATCAAACTCGCAAAATGCGTCTCCCCTACATCGCCGACCCACCCCCAACGGCCACCCCCGAGGAGGCTGAGATCGTCCAGCGCATCCAGACCCGCCGccacccccgtccccttcaacccctggATCTCACCCTCCTTCATTCACCCCCAGTTGCTGACGGCTGGAACTCCTTCCTCGGCGCGGTCCGCACCAAGACCACCATCCCTCAGGACCTTCGTGAGATTGCCATCTCCCGCGTTGCCGTTGTCAACCGGGCCTGGTATGAGTGGGCTCACCATGCTCCCCTCGCCGAGCAGGGTGGTGTGAGCAAGGAGGGCATGAACGCCATCAAGACTGAGCAGCCTCTCGTTTTGGGTGAGACCCAGAAGCATGCCGAGCTTACGGATAAGCAGTGGGCTGTTACTTGCTATACGGATGAGATGACAAGAAACGTTCAGGTGAGGGATGAGACGTTTGCCAAGATGAGAGAGATCTTCAGCGACAAGGAGATGGTTGAGATAACTGCTACT GTTGCATGCTACAACTGTGTCAGTCGGTTCTTGGTTGCTCTTGATG tTGGCGAAAGAAACGGAACAGGTCCCGATGCTGCTCACTAG
- a CDS encoding uncharacterized protein (COG:E; EggNog:ENOG503NXMX) has product MRFLKLFYLLLADTGQSIWLFLTGRKKQLGGKRTMAKLILSTGNIVSGGPSIIRKPGAYRSNLELTNSLRSNFLAAQEDYATAAADDEAQDGKLHANGGVENGAAKSNGNALHVNTETGGRPPVSVWTAEEDGALYVPRIDWSEAGLQEEPLQYSITVKLFFLPSASVERRAQFAKKALDLVLKELDAPAIDLLIVSFPGMSFEGDCEWEADRHNAVQGNDEEELATWAAIEDLHRAGLAKSIGLAEFGSEKLARFLQRVQVRPSVNQINIKNCCNVPPPLTKLAKEEGIELLAHSDCIDILPEGTLRELLGQGLGGAGILADPETGAGGLKGDLAPQWVAKYTAVVRDRGVIENKGYFAGAELTEG; this is encoded by the exons ATGCGATTTCTAAAACTGTTCTACTTGCTCCTGGCGGACACCGGACAATCAATTTGGTTATTCCTGACCggaagaaagaaacaacTTGGGGGAAAGCGAACCATGGCAAAGCTGATACTCTCTACCGG GAACATCGTCTCGGGCggcccctccatcatccgcAAGCCGGGCGCATATCGATCCAACCTTGAACTCACCAATTCGCTCCGAAGCAACTTCCTGGCCGCACAGGAGGATTACgctaccgccgccgccgacgacgaagccCAGGACGGGAAGCTACATGCTAACGGCGGAGTCGAAAATGGCGCAGCGAAGAGCAATGGCAATGCACTGCACGTAAACACAGAGACGGGTGGACGCCCTCCAGTATCGGTCTGGACTGCCGAAGAGGATGGCGCCCTGTATGTACCCCGCATCGATTGGTCAGAGGCAGGCCTGCAGGAAGAGCCGTTGCAATACAGCATCACGGTCAAGCTCTTTTTCTTGCCGTCTGCCTCTGTCGAAAGGCGGGCGCAGTTTGCAAAGAAGGCGCTGGACTTGGTGCTGAAGGAGCTGGATGCGCCAGCTATCGACCTGCTGATTGTATCCTTCCCCGGCATGTCCTTTGAGGGCGACTGCGAATGGGAAGCTGACAGACACAACGCGGTTCAGGGcaacgacgaggaggagctcgcAACTTGGGCGGCGATTGAGGACTTGCACAGAGCTGGACTGGCTAAGAGCATCGGCCTGGCCGAGTTTGGCAGCGAGAAGCTCGCTCGCTTCCTCCAGAGGGTACAAGTCCGGCCGTCGGTCAACCAGATTAATATCAAGAACTGCTGCAatgtaccaccaccactcacgaagttggccaaggaggaaggTATCGAGCTGCTGGCGCATAGCGACTGCATCGACATTCTTCCCGAGGGAACACTGAGGGAGCTGCTCGGCCAGGGGCTCGGTGGAGCTGGTATACTCGCTGATCCAGAGACGGGAGCCGGTGGACTGAAGGGAGATTTAGCACCGCAATGGGTTGCCAAGTACACAGCCGTGGTGCGGGACCGGGGGGTGATTGAGAATAAGGGGTACTTTGCCGGTGCTGAGCTGACAGAAGGTTGA
- the hob1 gene encoding BAR adaptor protein Hob1 (EggNog:ENOG503NU0B; COG:U; BUSCO:EOG09262PPU), protein MSFRGFQKGLIRAPQQFKAKFNVGENTKDPVYIDAERRFQELEAETKNLHDESKKYFEAINGMLNHQIEFSKAMTEIYKPISGRMSDPDSLIAQENLDGIRACEEYEAVVRDLQETLAPELEMIDTRVVRPAQELMDVIKAIRKTATKREHKKLDYDRHRTTLKKLQEKKERSAKDEKAMWKAENDVEQSTQEFNYFNDLLKDELPKLFALERDFIQPLFQSFYYMQLNIFYTLHERMQRVDIGYFDLTLDVEEAFLAKRGDVQERAEALSIVKFKTTGQRRPPKYGPPRPAIAAKPAAAGLLTAGPSASASTSAPSPSPFPYAATNGEASATKAPAVSSLRPTWRSQENDGGEQPPPPYSSAPVSPAMISPAQKSPMSLAAAAKSKPPPPKPKPKNLAGASVAKVETVTALYDYSAQAEGDLSFRAGDVIEIVSRTNNENEWWTGKVHGKQGQFPGNYVQLNP, encoded by the exons ATGAGTTTCAGGGGTTTCCAGAAGGGCCTTATTCGA GCCCCCCAACAATTCAAGGCAAAGTTCAATGTCGGCGAGAACACCAAAGACCCCGTCTACATCGATGCCGAACGACGATTCCAGGAACTTGAGGCCGAGACCAAGAACCTCCACGATGAAAGCAAAAAGTACTTCGAGGCCATCAACGGCATGCTCAACCACCAGATCGAGTTTTCCAAAGCAATGACCGAGATCTACAAGCCCATTAGTGGCCGCATGTCGGATCCTGACTCGTTGATTGCGCAAGAGAACTTGGACGGCATCCGGGCGTGCGAGGAGTATGAGGCCGTTGTACGGGACTTGCAGGAGACTCTGGCCCCCGAGCTGGAGATGATTGACACGCGGGTTGTCAGACCGGCGCAGGAACTCATGGATGTGATCAAGGCCATTCGAAAAACAGCAACCAAGCGCGAGCACAAGAAGTTGGACTACGACCGACACCGCACCACCCTCAAGAAGCTccaggaaaagaaggaaaggtCGGCAAAGGACGAGAAGGCCATGTGGAAGGCTGAGAATGACGTCGAGCAGTCAACACAGGAATTTAACTACTTCAACGATCTGCTCAAAGACGAGCTCCCCAAGCTCTTTGCGCTCGAGCGCGATTTCATCCAGCCTCTGTTCCAGTCTTTCTACTACATGCAGCTCAACATCTTTTACACTCTCCACGAACGCATGCAGCGTGTCGACATAGGATACTTCGACCTGACACTGGACGTCGAGGAGGCTTTCCTTGCGAAACGCGGCGACGTCCAAGAGCGAGCTGAGGCACTCTCTATTGTCAAGTTCAAGACGACTGGTCAAAGGCGGCCACCCAAATATGGGCCTCCGCGACCGGCCATCGCGGCaaagccagcagcagcgggtTTGCTCACAGCAGGACCATCAGCTTCAGCCTCGACATCTGCGCCCTCGCCTTCGCCCTTCCCTTATGCGGCGACAAATGGTGAAGCCTCCGCAACCAAAGCGCCTGCAGTATCCTCTCTACGGCCAACATGGCGATCTCAGGAAAATGACGGTGGcgaacaaccaccccctccataTTCTTCTGCTCCCGTCTCTCCTGCCATGATTTCGCCAGCGCAAAAAAGCCCAATGTCGCTGGCCGCCGCAGCCAAGTCGAAGCCCCCAccgcccaagcccaagccaaAGAATCTTGCCGGCGCCTCGGTGGCCAAGGTGGAAACGGTAACGGCACTCTACGATTATTCGGCGCAGGCTGAGGGCGATCTCAGTTTCCGGGCGGGCGACGTGATTGAGATTGTATCAAGAACCAATAATGAGAATGAATGGTGGACCGGCAAGGTTCATGGGAAGCAAGGGCAATTTCCTG GCAACTACGTCCAGCTGAATCCATAG
- the VAS2 gene encoding AP-1 adaptor complex sigma subunit Aps1 (COG:U; EggNog:ENOG503NUB0), whose amino-acid sequence MAINYLILLSRQGKVRLAKWFTTLSPKDKAKIVKDVSQLVLARRTRMCNFLEYKDTKIVYRRYASLFFIAGCSSEDNELITLEIIHRYVEQMDKYYGNVCELDIIFSFTKAYYILDELLLAGELQESSKKNVLRCISQQDALEDMEVEDEVTKIM is encoded by the exons ATGGCCATCAA CtatctcatcctcctttcGCGCCAGGGCAAGGTG CGCCTGGCCAAGTGGTTCACCACCTTGTCCCCAAAGGACAAAGCCAAGATTGTCAAGGACGTCTCACAGCTTGTTCTTGCCAGACGAACCCGGATGTGCAACTTTCTGGAGTACAAGG ATACCAAAATTGTCTATCGCCGATAtgcctccctcttcttcatcgccGGCTGCTCCTCCGAAGACAACGAACTGATCACGCTCGAAATCATCCACCGATATGTTGAGCAGATGGACAAGTACTACGGCAATGTGTGCGAGCTAGATATTATCTTCTCTTTCACCAAAGCCTATTACATCCTTGACGAGCTATTGCTGGCGGGAGAACTGCAGGAAAGCAGCAAGAAGAATGTGTTGCGATGCATCTCCCAGCAGGATGCCCTTGAGGACATGGAG gtcgaggatgaggtcaCCAAGATCATGTAG
- a CDS encoding uncharacterized protein (EggNog:ENOG503NXYA; COG:E) → MASDTGPRTNQAGLPSANPTSSYWLREPNTLLLGHRSTSDLPEEADIVIIGSGITGAFAARSLLQDYSCNKKVVMLEAREACGGATGRNGGHCQPLVYGTNPAVAAFELETFSFLERLVRDENIDCDWITLSGGVHAFMSTPLFQTAVAQIDSLTKSHPFLASQLEVILPTNPSKLARLRAPNCHGAIIQKTAASLWPYKLIAHILTSLLPNPNFNLQTNTPVLSLSPSPSSPGKHQIITPRGTLTTPKVLLATNGYTSHLLPSFSDLIVPVRGQISAIVPPSPVQTLTHSYLFAADPEKGQHAPRDDYLVQRPMLAPDSGGEMIYGGGRRLALRLGLGQYTDDELELKVAHYLKSNLSPPLDLGGKDEELPATYEWTGVMGYSRDSNAWVGEVPSHRGIWVCAGYTGHGMPSAALSARAVAAQMLGLPESGQGHARLPEEFKITEERINRARQGAKLEDCGGWEGAYFSGPADGE, encoded by the exons ATGGCCTCCGACACCGGCCCCAGAACGAACCAGGCAGGCCTTCCCTCTGCCAACCCGACCTCTTCTTACTGGCTTCGTGAACCGAATACCCTGCTTTTGGGACATCGATCAACATCAGATCTGCCAGAGGAAGCAGACATTGTGATTATCGGGAGTGGTATAACCGGTGCCTTTGCCGCGAGGTCTCTTCTGCAGGATTATTCCTGTAACAAGAAGGTTGTGATGCTCGAGGCCAGGGAGGCCTGTGGTGGTGCCACAGGAAGG AATGGAGGCCACTGCCAGCCTCTCGTCTATGGCACCAACCCAGCCGTTGCTGCTTTTGAGTTGGaaaccttttcttttcttgaaAGATTAGTAAGGGATGAAAACATTGACTGTGACTG GATAACCCTCTCCGGCGGCGTCCACGCCTTCATGtcaacccccctcttccaaaCCGCTGTTGCTCAAATCGACTCCCTCACCAAAAGCCACCCCTTTCTCGCCTCCCAGCTAGAAGTAAtcctcccaaccaacccatccaaaCTAGCCCGCCTCAGAGCCCCCAACTGCCACGGCGCCATCATCCAAAAaaccgccgcctccctctgGCCCTACAAACTAATCGCCcacatcctcacctccctcctccccaacccaaacttcaacctccaaaccaacacccccgtcctctccctctccccctccccctcctcccccggtaAACACCAAATCATCACCCCCCGcggcaccctcaccaccccaaaaGTCCTCCTAGCAACAAATGGGTacacctcccacctcctcccctccttctccgacCTCATCGTCCCCGTCCGCGGCCAGATAAGCGCCATCGTGCCCCCATCCCCAGTCCAAACCCTCACCCACTCCTACCTCTTCGCCGCCGACCCCGAGAAGGGCCAACACGCACCGAGAGACGACTACCTCGTTCAGAGACCAATGTTGGCCCCCGACTCAGGAGGCGAGATGATCTACGGTGGAGGCCGTCGGTTGGCACTGCGGCTCGGACTGGGACAATACACCGATGATGAGCTTGAGCTGAAAGTGGCTCACTATCTGAAGTCGAACCTCTCTCCTCCGCTGGACTTGGGTGGAAAAGACGAAGAGTTACCCGCAACATACGAGTGGACGGGCGTGATGGGCTACTCTCGTGACTCTAATGCCTGGGTGGGAGAGGTTCCCTCCCACAGGGGAATATGGGTGTGTGCTGGGTACACCGGGCATGGCATGCCATCTGCTGCTCTCTCTGCCAGAGCTGTGGCGGCCCAGATGCTGGGTTTGCCAGAATCAGGACAAGGACATGCAAGACTTCCCGAGGAATTCAAGATCACGGAAGAGAGGATCAACAGAGCGAGACAGGGAGCCAAATTGGAAGACTGTGGTGGCTGGGAGGGGGCTTATTTCTCGGGTCCGGCTGATGGCGAATGA